The following proteins are encoded in a genomic region of Chaetodon auriga isolate fChaAug3 chromosome 8, fChaAug3.hap1, whole genome shotgun sequence:
- the cnr2 gene encoding cannabinoid receptor 2: MEEWEVPTSLGPMEAKENASSPIVNRSCENLECYMVLTKAEKTAIGSICFLAGPITLLENALVLGVIAATATLRQRPSYLFIGSLALADVFASCFFTTSFLDFHLFRRSDGPTAYLFKLGGVTMAFSSSVGSLLLTAMDRYLCIHQASSYKVLLTRRRALLSLLILWSATIFISFLPLMGWRCLTGLTPPCSHLFPYINKGYLACWTSFILVVLALILGAYALILWKAHRHESAMSSLQGAAGTGHARMRMDIRLARTFGLILLILVGCWLPALSFMLADVSLLLTHTQQRAFAFCSTLCLVNSAVNPLLYALRCRELRVALLQLLQRLYAIGRCKKSTEDLTPGLPSAEDINCTAVTEDEMPRTRSTRLNSVSEVVDKQQLNITK; this comes from the exons ATGGAGGAATGGGAGGTTCCCACTTCGTTAGGACCCATGGAAGCCAAAGAGAACGCCTCATCACCAATAG TTAACAGATCTTGTGAGAATCTGGAATGCTACATGGTCCTTACGAAGGCAGAGAAGACAGCCATTGGCTCCATCTGTTTCCTGGCAGGTCCTATCACACTGCTGGAAAATGCTCTTGTGCTGGGAGTGATCGCGGCCACAGCCACCCTGCGGCAACGGCCTTCATATCTGTTCATTGGCAGCCTGGCTCTGGCTGATGTGTTTGCCAGCTGCTTCTTCACCACCAGCTTCCTGGACTTTCACCTCTTTCGCCGCAGTGATGGCCCCACTGCCTACCTCTTTAAATTAGGTGGTGTCACCATGGCCTTCAGCAGCTCAGTAGGGAGTTTACTGCTTACGGCAATGGATCGTTACCTCTGCATCCACCAGGCCTCCAGCTACAAGGTGCTGTTGACCCGCCGGCGAGCCCTGCTAAGCCTGTTAATCCTCTGGAGCGCCACCATCTTCATCTCCTTCCTGCCTCTGATGGGTTGGAGGTGCCTCACAGGGCTTACTCCACCCTGCTCACATCTGTTTCCGTACATCAACAAAGGCTATCTGGCCTGCTGGACCAGCTTCATCCTGGTGGTTCTGGCTCTCATTCTGGGGGCTTACGCTCTCATCCTGTGGAAGGCCCACCGCCATGAGTCTGCCATGTCCAGCCTCCAGGGAGCAGCAGGGACAGGCCATGCCCGCATGAGGATGGATATCCGGCTAGCACGTACCTTTGGCCTGATCCTACTCATACTAGTGGGATGCTGGCTTCCTGCACTCTCCTTCATGTTAGCTGATGTCTCCTTGCTCCTGACCCACACCCAACAGAGGGCCTTCGCCTTCTGCAGCACCCTCTGCCTGGTCAACTCTGCAGTCAACCCACTGCTGTATGCGCTGCGCTGCCGAGAGCTAAGAGTCGCTCTGCTGCAGTTGTTACAGAGGCTGTATGCGATTGGAAGGTGTAAAAAATCCACAGAGGATTTAACCCCAGGGTTACCCTCCGCAGAAGACATCAACTGTACTGCCGTCACTGAGGATGAGATGCCCAGGACCAGAAGCACACGACTGAACTCAGTCTCAGAGGTGgtggacaaacagcagctgaacatcACAAAATGA
- the pnrc2 gene encoding proline-rich nuclear receptor coactivator 2, which produces MGGGERYNIPVSHPEHPLPKKNHQLGRSKQRSRDQNGTAVSAGGVGGRHHHGHRRGDKGVAYHRSPEARQAVSAEKSASVRFATNYDQNWEGAVSHLNTLLATQGSPSYAGPKFSEPPSPSVLPKPPSHWVSFPMGSRDNREMMAFQLKSLLKVQA; this is translated from the coding sequence atgggaggtggagagaggtaCAACATTCCAGTTTCCCACCCTGAGCACCCTTTGCCCAAGAAGAACCACCAACTCGGTCGATCGAAGCAGAGAAGCCGTGACCAGAACGGAACAGCAGTATCTGCAGGAGGGGTAGGAGGCCGGCACCACCATGGCCACCGCCGGGGCGACAAAGGCGTAGCCTATCACAGGTCTCCAGAGGCGCGGCAGGCCGTGTCTGCAGAGAAGAGTGCTTCTGTCCGTTTTGCCACCAACTATGATCAGAACTGGGAGGGTGCAGTGTCTCACCTCAACACGCTCCTGGCCACGCAGGGAAGTCCGAGTTACGCGGGGCCTAAGTTCAGCGAGCCGCCCTCGCCTAGCGTGCTGCCCAAACCCCCCAGCCACTGGGTGTCCTTCCCAATGGGCTCCCGTGACAACAGGGAGATGATGGCCTTCCAGCTCAAGAGCCTCCTCAAGGTGCAGGCCTGA
- the srsf10a gene encoding uncharacterized protein srsf10a isoform X2: protein MARYLRPPNTSLFVRNIADESRPEDLRREFGRYGPIVDVYIPLDFYTRRTRGFAYIQFEDVRDAEDALHNLDRKWVCGRQIEIQFAQGDRKTPNQMKSKERHSPRSFSRYDDDRDSRRRRSRSRSYDRHRSRSPSYERRPRRSESPRDSRSYSRHRRSRSHDNEKSRPKGKKSQSRSHSPAEEFHPTSSSQKQPVGRSPSRSYSRSMSRSRSRSRSWAGRKSGGH, encoded by the exons ATGGCGAGGTACCTGAGGCCGCCTAATACGTCTCTCTTCGTTAGAAACATCGCCGACGAGTCCAG GCCAGAGGATTTACGACGTGAGTTTGGTCGTTATGGACCTATTGTAGATGTCTACATTCCACTTGACTTCTATACACGGCGGACAAGAGGATTTGCTTACATTCA GTTTGAAGATGTGCGCGATGCAGAGGACGCTCTTCACAACCTGGACCGTAAATGGGTTTGTGGACGTCAGATTGAGATCCAGTTCGCCCAGGGAGACCGAAAGA CCCCAAACCAGATGAAGTCCAAGGAGCGCCACTCCCCTCGCAGTTTCTCCCGCTACGACGATGATCGGGATAGCCGCCGAAGACGGTCCCGGAGCCGCAGCTATGATCGACACAGGTCCCGGAGCCCCTCCTATGAGCGCCGTCCTCGGAGGTCGGAGAGCCCCAGAGA CTCTCGGTCCTACAGTCGACACAGACGGAGCCGAAGCCACGACAATGAGAA ATCCAGGCCTAAAGGAAAGAAGAGCCAGTCCAGGTCCCACAGCCCAGCTGAAGAGTTCCACCCAACCTCCAGCTCACAGAAACAGCCTGTGGGACGATCTCCATCCCGCTCCTACTCTAGATCCATGTCCCGGTCGCGCTCTCGCTCCAGGTCCTGGGCTGGACGCAAGTCTGGGGGTCACTGA
- the srsf10a gene encoding uncharacterized protein srsf10a isoform X1: MARYLRPPNTSLFVRNIADESRPEDLRREFGRYGPIVDVYIPLDFYTRRTRGFAYIQFEDVRDAEDALHNLDRKWVCGRQIEIQFAQGDRKTPNQMKSKERHSPRSFSRYDDDRDSRRRRSRSRSYDRHRSRSPSYERRPRRSESPRDSRSYSRHRRSRSHDNEKYRGPPRDHQRTHHEPGSRSHSVSHSPSPSRSRPKGKKSQSRSHSPAEEFHPTSSSQKQPVGRSPSRSYSRSMSRSRSRSRSWAGRKSGGH; this comes from the exons ATGGCGAGGTACCTGAGGCCGCCTAATACGTCTCTCTTCGTTAGAAACATCGCCGACGAGTCCAG GCCAGAGGATTTACGACGTGAGTTTGGTCGTTATGGACCTATTGTAGATGTCTACATTCCACTTGACTTCTATACACGGCGGACAAGAGGATTTGCTTACATTCA GTTTGAAGATGTGCGCGATGCAGAGGACGCTCTTCACAACCTGGACCGTAAATGGGTTTGTGGACGTCAGATTGAGATCCAGTTCGCCCAGGGAGACCGAAAGA CCCCAAACCAGATGAAGTCCAAGGAGCGCCACTCCCCTCGCAGTTTCTCCCGCTACGACGATGATCGGGATAGCCGCCGAAGACGGTCCCGGAGCCGCAGCTATGATCGACACAGGTCCCGGAGCCCCTCCTATGAGCGCCGTCCTCGGAGGTCGGAGAGCCCCAGAGA CTCTCGGTCCTACAGTCGACACAGACGGAGCCGAAGCCACGACAATGAGAA GTACAGAGGTCCTCCCCGTGACCACCAGAGGACACACCACGAACCAGGCTCACGTAGCCACTCTGTATCACACTCCCCTTCACCCTCCAGATCCAGGCCTAAAGGAAAGAAGAGCCAGTCCAGGTCCCACAGCCCAGCTGAAGAGTTCCACCCAACCTCCAGCTCACAGAAACAGCCTGTGGGACGATCTCCATCCCGCTCCTACTCTAGATCCATGTCCCGGTCGCGCTCTCGCTCCAGGTCCTGGGCTGGACGCAAGTCTGGGGGTCACTGA
- the fabp10a gene encoding fatty acid-binding protein 10-A, liver basic — MDFNGTWQVYSQENYEEFLKAMELPADVIKMAKDIKPITEIKQNGNDFVVTSKTPGKTVTNSFTIGKEADITTMDGKKLRCVVNMEGGKMVCKTGKFCHIQELKGGEMVETLTMGSTTLIRRSKKM, encoded by the exons ATGGACTTCAATGGAACATGGCAGGTCTACTCCCAGGAGAACTATGAGGAGTTCCTCAAGGCCATgg AACTTCCAGCAGATGTCATCAAGATGGCCAAGGATATCAAGCCAATTACTGAGATCAAGCAGAACGGCAATGACTTTGTTGTCACCTCCAAGACCCCTGGAAAGACTGTGACCAACTCCTTTACCATCGGCAAGGAGGCTGATATCACCACCATGGACGGCAAGAAGCTCAGG TGCGTTGTCAATATGGAGGGTGGCAAAATGGTCTGCAAAACTGGCAAGTTCTGCCACATCCAGGAGCTCAAGGGAGGAGAGATGGTTGAG ACTTTGACCATGGGCTCAACAACTCTCATCAGGAGGAGCAAAAAGATGTAA